In a genomic window of Deinococcus aquiradiocola:
- a CDS encoding response regulator gives MYQEGQPIRLLLVDDHPVVRKGTRDLLDSEPDFQVVGEASNGEEAIAGARDLSPDVILMDVSMPGMNGIEATRRIKANRPQQNILVLTSYDDDAYVFALLEAGAAGYLLKNASEDELLGAVRAVAAGESALHPSVARKVLERFSAGATSTAAPLDTLSPRELEVLRIAATGRTNKEIARDLDISPRTVQVHLANIFSKMDVGSRTEAVLIGIKRGWVNLADTE, from the coding sequence ATGTATCAGGAAGGCCAGCCCATCCGTCTGCTGCTCGTCGACGACCACCCTGTCGTCCGCAAGGGAACCCGTGACCTGCTGGACTCCGAACCGGACTTTCAGGTGGTGGGGGAGGCCTCGAACGGCGAGGAGGCCATCGCGGGCGCGCGGGACCTGTCGCCGGACGTGATCCTGATGGACGTCAGCATGCCCGGCATGAACGGCATCGAGGCGACGCGCCGCATCAAGGCGAACCGTCCGCAGCAGAACATCCTCGTCCTCACGAGCTACGACGACGACGCCTACGTGTTCGCGCTGCTGGAGGCGGGCGCGGCCGGGTACCTCCTCAAGAACGCGTCGGAGGACGAACTGCTCGGCGCGGTGCGGGCCGTCGCGGCGGGCGAGAGCGCCCTGCACCCCAGCGTGGCCCGCAAGGTGCTGGAGCGCTTCAGCGCGGGCGCGACGAGCACCGCCGCGCCGCTCGACACGCTCAGCCCGCGCGAGCTGGAGGTGCTGCGCATCGCGGCGACAGGCCGCACCAACAAGGAGATCGCGCGTGACCTCGACATCTCTCCGAGGACGGTGCAGGTGCACCTCGCGAACATCTTCTCGAAGATGGACGTGGGGAGCCGTACGGAGGCCGTGCTGATCGGCATCAAGCGCGGCTGGGTGAACCTCGCCGATACCGAGTAA
- a CDS encoding GAF domain-containing sensor histidine kinase, with amino-acid sequence MTGADVPGRASPWAPLLAGLADAQTVPAFAALLAEQVMLVTDAHGVRVCLLPRPAPDAAPLTPLAECGRGLALCDAQLAQEVMGGVPRATRGMHGALRAGPLLLDVVGGRSGPLDDLQDLAPLLGLAFEGVQAREVRRGSGREQETVTRLVRRMGGSLDLAQLLSATAETAAQALGLDRAFVGLLNPDPATGSPGTRTGEVFTHGFDDDFSGGVGIGPASYERLFGRGEAIVYEHARDQGSRMAAGLAELNPETAIIAPLKVRGRPLGVLYVDSRRAVSVTEDDLWLVLSLAEQASLNIDNARLYADETRKRQSAEAMREVGNRLASSLHLGQTYEAVLERAAELFGSDACAVYELQPDGRTLTIRSAVGLSSEYVLRSRVKLGAGVVGRAVERAETVAVRDFVTEGPGGGSRYTRQLLAQGRYPFRGIVGLPLGVRGRVIGGLALYFERPLPLGAEELSLAGVFAAQSALAIENARLYEEEVRRERESAALLGMARLQDHEHEGPDLHETARLAVQAVNGERGLLWLAPDEAGDEEVGVHALTPTPEDVLALRAQLGRGPRRLTRRHTLEGSASALIVPVRSGQDTIGLLYVDHPGEESPSDRVLALSRAIADQVALSVTRSRLLRALERQEARYRQLAEGAHDLIIAADARGTVQYANPASLRLLGAIEGLNLHDLLRDPWLTDFQTAWRHCLDAPESGGRCDLRVEGLTRTLHLEVRLSSVSPGGGMLLVARDISELELLLGEINRRADEMERADERQLELRSFLSLFTQAQEEERGRISRELHDDTAQVLVAIGRRIDRLARDLNGDTRARADDIRADLNGAIEGVRRFARNLRPSVLDDLGLLPALEWLASQATTPTRLEIQGNERRLPPASELTLFRMVQEGLGNTDRHAQAHTAAIRVVFQGSEVTVTLTDDGVGFSPEQARRQAQAGHLGLTGMRERVLLAGGRLEVRSVPGEGSTLEFSLPG; translated from the coding sequence GTGACGGGCGCGGACGTGCCGGGGCGCGCGTCACCCTGGGCGCCGCTGCTGGCTGGACTGGCGGACGCGCAGACGGTCCCGGCCTTCGCGGCACTGCTGGCCGAGCAGGTGATGCTCGTCACGGACGCGCACGGGGTGCGGGTGTGCCTGCTGCCGCGTCCCGCGCCGGACGCCGCGCCGCTCACACCGCTGGCCGAGTGCGGGCGCGGCCTCGCCCTGTGTGACGCTCAGCTCGCGCAGGAGGTGATGGGCGGCGTCCCGCGCGCCACGCGCGGCATGCACGGCGCGCTGCGGGCCGGGCCGCTGCTGCTGGACGTGGTGGGCGGCCGCAGCGGCCCGCTGGACGACCTGCAGGACCTCGCTCCGCTGCTGGGCCTGGCGTTCGAGGGCGTGCAGGCGCGCGAGGTGCGGCGCGGCAGCGGCCGCGAGCAGGAGACGGTGACGCGCCTCGTGCGCCGCATGGGCGGCAGCCTGGACCTCGCGCAGCTGCTCAGCGCGACGGCCGAGACGGCCGCGCAGGCGCTCGGCCTGGACCGCGCCTTCGTGGGTCTGCTGAACCCCGACCCGGCGACCGGGTCGCCCGGCACACGTACCGGCGAGGTGTTCACGCACGGCTTCGACGACGATTTCAGCGGCGGCGTCGGCATCGGCCCGGCGTCGTACGAGCGGCTGTTCGGGCGGGGCGAGGCCATCGTGTACGAGCACGCCCGTGACCAGGGGAGTCGCATGGCGGCGGGCCTCGCGGAGCTGAACCCGGAGACGGCCATCATCGCGCCACTCAAGGTGCGTGGCCGCCCGCTGGGCGTGCTGTACGTCGATTCGCGCCGCGCGGTGAGCGTCACGGAAGACGACCTGTGGCTGGTCCTGAGCCTCGCGGAGCAGGCGAGCCTGAACATCGACAACGCGCGCCTGTACGCCGACGAGACCCGCAAACGCCAGTCGGCGGAAGCCATGCGGGAGGTCGGGAACCGGCTCGCGTCGAGCCTGCACCTGGGGCAGACGTACGAGGCGGTTCTGGAGCGCGCGGCGGAACTGTTCGGGTCGGATGCGTGCGCGGTGTACGAACTGCAGCCGGACGGCCGGACCCTGACCATCCGCAGCGCGGTGGGCCTGAGCAGCGAGTACGTGCTGCGCTCCCGCGTGAAGCTCGGGGCGGGCGTGGTGGGCCGCGCGGTGGAGCGCGCCGAGACGGTCGCGGTGAGGGACTTCGTGACGGAAGGGCCGGGTGGCGGGAGCCGGTACACGCGGCAGCTGCTCGCGCAGGGCCGCTACCCGTTCCGGGGGATCGTGGGCCTGCCGCTCGGCGTGCGTGGCCGGGTGATCGGCGGGCTCGCGCTGTACTTCGAGCGTCCCCTGCCGCTCGGCGCGGAGGAACTGTCGCTGGCAGGCGTGTTCGCGGCGCAGTCGGCGCTCGCCATCGAGAACGCGCGCCTGTACGAGGAGGAAGTGCGGCGAGAGCGGGAGTCCGCGGCGCTGCTCGGCATGGCGAGGCTGCAGGACCACGAGCACGAGGGACCGGACCTGCACGAGACGGCGCGGCTCGCCGTGCAGGCCGTGAACGGCGAGCGCGGCCTGCTGTGGCTCGCGCCGGACGAGGCGGGCGACGAGGAGGTCGGCGTGCACGCCCTGACGCCCACCCCGGAGGACGTGCTGGCCCTGCGCGCGCAGCTCGGGCGTGGCCCGCGCCGACTCACGCGGCGGCACACGCTGGAGGGCAGCGCGTCGGCGTTGATCGTGCCGGTCCGCAGCGGTCAGGACACCATCGGCCTGCTGTACGTGGACCATCCGGGCGAGGAGTCCCCGTCGGACCGGGTGCTGGCCCTGTCGCGCGCCATCGCGGATCAGGTGGCGCTCAGCGTGACGCGCTCGCGGCTCCTGCGTGCCCTGGAGCGCCAGGAGGCCCGCTACCGGCAGCTGGCGGAGGGCGCGCACGACCTGATCATCGCGGCGGACGCGCGCGGCACCGTGCAGTACGCGAACCCTGCGAGCCTGCGCCTGCTGGGCGCCATCGAGGGCCTGAACCTGCACGACCTGCTGCGCGACCCGTGGCTGACGGACTTCCAGACGGCGTGGCGGCACTGCCTGGACGCGCCCGAGAGCGGCGGGCGCTGCGATCTGCGCGTGGAGGGCCTCACCCGCACCCTGCACCTGGAGGTGCGCCTGTCGAGCGTGTCGCCTGGGGGAGGGATGCTGCTGGTGGCGCGCGACATCTCGGAACTGGAACTGCTGCTCGGCGAGATCAACCGCCGCGCCGACGAGATGGAACGCGCCGACGAGCGGCAGCTGGAGCTGCGCAGCTTCCTGTCGCTGTTCACGCAGGCGCAGGAGGAGGAGCGCGGCCGCATCAGCCGCGAACTGCACGACGACACCGCGCAGGTGCTCGTCGCGATCGGGCGGCGAATCGACCGGCTCGCGCGGGACCTGAACGGCGACACGCGCGCCCGCGCGGACGACATTCGCGCGGACCTGAACGGCGCGATCGAGGGCGTGCGCCGCTTCGCGCGGAACCTGCGGCCCAGCGTGCTGGACGACCTGGGGCTTCTCCCGGCGCTGGAGTGGCTGGCGTCGCAGGCGACCACGCCGACCCGGCTGGAGATTCAGGGCAATGAGCGCCGCCTGCCGCCCGCGAGCGAGCTGACGCTGTTCCGGATGGTGCAGGAGGGCCTGGGCAACACGGACCGGCACGCGCAGGCGCACACTGCCGCGATCCGCGTGGTGTTCCAAGGGTCGGAGGTGACGGTTACCCTGACGGACGACGGGGTGGGCTTCTCGCCGGAGCAGGCGCGCCGTCAGGCGCAGGCGGGCCACCTGGGCCTGACGGGCATGCGGGAGCGTGTGCTGCTGGCGGGCGGGCGGCTGGAGGTGCGGAGCGTGCCGGGCGAGGGCAGCACGCTGGAGTTCAGCCTGCCGGGCTGA
- a CDS encoding RluA family pseudouridine synthase: MTLTPTARPAPARETWPQVHVPPGAPRPRIVLEHPDFYLVNKPPMWLTHHTRGRHDVPSVLEYLQHDLDEPLLAPPHRLDRETSGAQLLSRDTASAREFFFLFKAHRVTKTYLCLVHGHPDWDETTLDAPLGFVGVSGDNAVQIRQGVTLDGRSARTDFRRLETREHPVHGPLTLVEATPRSGRLHQIRAHLSHLHLPMVGDKIYGRDPQAFVDFVDGTITARQSERLILTRQALHAWRVAFPWSGATVQAEVPLPADMANLWAEAQVSPAG; the protein is encoded by the coding sequence TTGACGCTCACGCCCACGGCACGCCCCGCGCCCGCCCGGGAGACGTGGCCGCAGGTGCACGTCCCGCCGGGCGCGCCACGGCCCCGCATCGTGCTGGAACACCCGGACTTCTACCTCGTGAACAAGCCCCCCATGTGGCTCACGCACCACACGCGCGGCCGCCACGACGTGCCGAGCGTCCTGGAATACCTGCAGCACGACCTGGACGAACCGCTGCTCGCGCCGCCGCACCGCCTGGACCGTGAGACGAGCGGCGCGCAGCTCCTCAGCCGCGACACGGCCAGCGCCCGCGAGTTCTTCTTCCTGTTCAAGGCGCACCGCGTCACCAAGACGTACCTGTGCCTCGTGCACGGCCACCCCGACTGGGACGAAACCACCCTCGACGCGCCGCTCGGCTTCGTGGGCGTCAGTGGCGACAACGCCGTGCAGATCCGGCAGGGCGTCACCCTGGACGGCCGCAGCGCCCGCACGGACTTCCGCCGCCTGGAGACGCGCGAGCACCCCGTACACGGCCCGCTGACGCTGGTAGAGGCCACGCCGCGCAGCGGGCGGCTGCACCAGATCCGCGCGCACCTCAGCCACCTGCACCTCCCGATGGTGGGCGACAAGATCTACGGCCGCGACCCGCAGGCCTTCGTGGACTTCGTGGACGGCACCATCACCGCCCGGCAGAGCGAGCGTCTCATCCTGACGCGGCAGGCCCTGCACGCGTGGCGCGTCGCGTTCCCGTGGTCGGGCGCGACCGTGCAGGCCGAAGTGCCGCTCCCCGCAGACATGGCGAACCTGTGGGCGGAGGCTCAGGTCAGCCCGGCAGGCTGA
- a CDS encoding YceI family protein, translating into MNARRSPHPILLTSLLGLSGAALAGTYGATTGTVSFDYRVTVFPVHGSSGDVRADATFEPDMLGAARATVTVPLGALKTGNGLQEEHMRGALGTDRYPNAVFTLGTVNTDTTLTPGQTLVTTATGTLSVRGVTRNVTVPLKLTLQGGAVNVATQFKFNPHDYGVDYFGGADSISILASFALIPKP; encoded by the coding sequence GTGAACGCGCGCCGCTCCCCCCACCCCATTCTCCTGACCTCCCTGCTCGGCCTGAGCGGCGCGGCCCTCGCGGGCACGTACGGCGCCACCACCGGCACCGTCAGCTTCGACTACCGCGTGACCGTGTTCCCCGTGCACGGCAGCAGCGGCGACGTGCGCGCCGACGCGACCTTCGAGCCGGACATGCTCGGCGCGGCCCGCGCGACCGTCACCGTGCCGCTCGGCGCCCTGAAGACCGGGAACGGCCTTCAGGAGGAACACATGCGCGGCGCGCTCGGAACGGACCGCTACCCGAACGCCGTGTTCACGCTCGGCACCGTCAACACCGACACCACCCTCACGCCCGGCCAGACGCTCGTCACGACCGCCACCGGAACCCTGAGCGTGCGCGGCGTGACCCGCAACGTCACCGTGCCGCTCAAGCTCACGCTGCAGGGCGGCGCGGTGAACGTCGCCACGCAGTTCAAGTTCAACCCGCACGACTACGGCGTGGACTACTTCGGCGGGGCCGACAGCATCAGCATCCTCGCGTCCTTCGCGCTCATCCCGAAACCTTGA
- a CDS encoding aspartate kinase yields the protein MTARPDDVHTPQPQPRLLVMKFGGTLMGSSAAIRHSASLVQRSTDRGTRVVVVVSAMTGVTNQLLRLADAAEAGDIAFANDEIAIMRNRHFTAAQELGAAPDSETVRDIREMHETLRQAVYGVYLLRELTPRSRDLIVSFGERLSAPLMTLALAQIGLRSHGLTGGQAGILTDSHFGNAKPLPSTYVRVKDRLEGLLGAGLTPVVAGFMGETEKGAISTLGRGGTDFSATIVGAALHADEVWAWKDVDGVMTADPRAVPLAQNISHLSYGEVMELAYFGAKVLHPLAVTPLQEHGIPLRIKSAADPDFAGTLVTADTVTDDGQSVKAVTAIKGVSIITVSGAGILGVPEVVADLFQTLARENITLLMVSQSSSMSNVSLAVQSASAERTVAALRTPLAGRSLEVEIQEGVAVLAIVGAGMRGTKGVAARLFGALATEDINILMISQGSSELNISVAIEEKDVDAATREVHANFGLNGPPKA from the coding sequence ATGACCGCACGCCCCGACGACGTCCACACCCCCCAGCCCCAGCCTCGCCTGCTCGTCATGAAGTTCGGCGGGACGCTCATGGGCAGTTCGGCGGCCATCCGCCACTCGGCGAGCCTGGTGCAGCGCAGCACCGACCGGGGCACGCGCGTCGTGGTCGTCGTGAGCGCCATGACCGGCGTCACCAACCAGCTCCTGCGCCTCGCGGACGCCGCCGAGGCCGGCGACATCGCCTTCGCGAACGACGAGATCGCCATCATGCGCAACCGGCACTTCACGGCCGCGCAGGAACTCGGCGCGGCCCCCGACTCCGAAACGGTGCGCGACATCCGCGAGATGCACGAGACGCTCCGTCAGGCGGTGTACGGCGTGTACCTGCTGCGCGAACTCACGCCGCGCAGCCGCGACCTGATCGTGAGCTTCGGCGAGCGCCTGTCCGCGCCGCTCATGACGCTTGCCCTCGCGCAGATCGGCCTGCGCAGCCACGGCCTGACGGGCGGGCAGGCGGGCATCCTGACAGACAGCCACTTCGGGAACGCCAAGCCCCTCCCGAGCACGTACGTGCGCGTCAAGGACCGCCTGGAGGGCCTGCTCGGCGCGGGACTCACACCGGTCGTGGCGGGCTTCATGGGCGAGACCGAGAAGGGCGCCATCAGCACCCTCGGGCGTGGCGGCACGGACTTCAGCGCCACCATCGTCGGCGCGGCCCTGCACGCCGACGAGGTGTGGGCCTGGAAGGACGTGGACGGCGTCATGACGGCCGACCCGCGCGCCGTGCCGCTCGCGCAGAACATCTCGCACCTCAGTTACGGCGAGGTGATGGAGCTCGCGTACTTCGGCGCGAAGGTTTTGCACCCGCTCGCCGTGACGCCCCTGCAGGAGCACGGCATTCCGCTGCGCATCAAGAGTGCCGCCGACCCGGACTTCGCGGGCACGCTCGTCACGGCCGACACCGTCACGGACGACGGGCAGAGCGTCAAGGCCGTCACGGCCATCAAGGGCGTCAGCATCATCACGGTGTCCGGCGCGGGCATCCTGGGCGTGCCGGAGGTCGTCGCGGACCTCTTCCAGACGCTGGCGCGCGAGAACATCACGCTGCTGATGGTGTCGCAGTCGAGCAGCATGTCGAACGTGTCGCTCGCCGTGCAGAGCGCCAGCGCCGAGCGCACCGTGGCGGCCCTGCGGACGCCGCTCGCAGGCCGGTCGCTGGAAGTCGAGATTCAGGAGGGCGTCGCGGTCCTCGCGATCGTGGGTGCGGGCATGCGCGGCACGAAGGGCGTCGCCGCCCGCCTGTTCGGGGCGCTCGCCACCGAGGACATCAACATCCTGATGATCTCGCAGGGGTCGAGCGAGCTGAACATCAGCGTGGCGATCGAGGAGAAGGACGTGGACGCCGCGACCCGCGAGGTGCACGCGAACTTCGGCCTGAACGGCCCCCCGAAAGCCTGA
- a CDS encoding Cof-type HAD-IIB family hydrolase has translation MLGLTCIDVDGTLVGSSNEVLPQVWTAAERVTAAGMHLCLSTGRPAFGRALGYARRLDPHGWHIFQNGASIVNVETGESLSEGLPRHLLEELVATSRRLGRILEVYTDDDYAVESTERRAVDHADLLGVPYHSRDPLALKGQVVRAQWVIPIEDQAALMAEPHPGLSLHPAGSPAMPDTMFVSVTREGVSKGSAIQTVAARYGLSSDRVMMVGDGENDVSAMRAVGHPVAMGNAEPAAIAASRYRVGRVDDAGLVEALDLAMTL, from the coding sequence ACGGCCGCCGAGCGCGTCACCGCGGCCGGCATGCACCTGTGCCTCTCCACCGGACGCCCCGCCTTCGGACGCGCCCTCGGGTACGCCCGGCGCCTCGACCCGCACGGCTGGCACATCTTCCAGAACGGCGCGAGCATCGTGAACGTCGAGACGGGCGAATCGCTCAGCGAGGGCCTCCCCCGCCACCTGCTCGAAGAACTCGTCGCGACCAGCCGCCGCCTCGGCCGCATCCTGGAGGTGTACACCGACGACGACTACGCCGTGGAGTCCACCGAACGGCGCGCCGTGGATCACGCCGACCTGCTCGGCGTGCCGTACCACTCCCGCGACCCGCTCGCCCTGAAAGGACAGGTCGTGCGCGCCCAGTGGGTCATCCCCATCGAGGACCAGGCGGCGCTGATGGCCGAACCGCACCCCGGCCTGAGCCTGCACCCGGCCGGGAGTCCCGCCATGCCCGACACCATGTTCGTGAGCGTCACGCGCGAAGGCGTCAGCAAGGGCAGCGCCATTCAAACGGTCGCCGCCCGCTACGGGCTGAGCAGCGACCGCGTCATGATGGTCGGCGACGGCGAGAACGACGTGTCCGCCATGCGCGCCGTCGGGCACCCTGTCGCGATGGGCAACGCCGAACCGGCCGCCATCGCCGCGTCCCGCTACCGCGTGGGCCGCGTGGACGACGCCGGACTGGTCGAAGCGCTCGACCTCGCCATGACCCTCTGA